DNA sequence from the Sphingomonas bisphenolicum genome:
ATCAAGCCGATGCGCAAGTGCTGGGTTGTCATGGATGAAGGCAATGTGGCGGGTCTTCTGGTACGCAAGGACGAGAAGTCCGGCGACACCGATGCAACGCTGCCAGGGCAAAAGATCCTCAAGATCTGTACCTTCAAAGTGCGCACCGAAAGCCGTGGGGTAAAGCTGGGCGAACTCCTGCTAAAGCAGGTGCTCTGGCATGCGCAGTCGAACAACCACGATGTCGTCTATCTCACGACTTTCCCGGGTCAGCAGACGCTGATGGCGTTGCTGGAATATTACGGCTTCCGGCATACGCACGACAATTCGAACGGGGAGAAGGTCTATGAGAAGGCCATCGGCCGAGATCGGCTTTTGCGGCCTGATGGCATATCGCTTTTCGACCTCGCTCGGGAAAATTATCCGCGGTTCGCGACCGGAGACGGTGTCGCCGCTTATGCGATTCCGATCCAAGAGGAATTTCATGAAATTCTCTTCCCGGAACTGATGAACCGCAAACAATTCAGCCTCTTTGGCGATACGGGTTTCCAGCGTCCGGGAAATACGATCCGCAAGGTCTATCTGTGCCGGGCACCCGCGCAGCTATCCCAACCGGGTGCGCTGCTGTTCTTCTACAAAGGTAAGTCCGAATCTCAGCCGTCGCAGGCGATAACGACCGTTGGCGTGTTCGAGGAGATGAAGCTCGCCCACTCGACCGAGGAACTGCGCCGACTTGCGGGTGGCCGCTCTGTGTACAGTGATACGCAGCTAAGGAATTTGGCTGCGACGCAAAACCGCCCTGTGAAAGTGATCAACTTTCTCTTAGCCGCACATCTTGAGCCGCCCATGCAGCTCGCCGCCCTCAAAAGCAGCAGCGTATTTGCCGGGCACCCGCCACAATCGATCAAGAACCTCCTTCCGGCTCAGCAGATGTCCGTTCTCGGTCAGGGTGCTTTTGGGTTCGCGATATGAAAAAACGGATAGCGATCCTTGGCCTGTCTGGCGTCGGCAAGTCCACGCTCATTGGAAAAATTCGTGAGACCGTGCCATTGCTACATCTGCAGGCCAGCGCGTTGATCAAAGCGGAGCAAGCGCATCGAGAAAGGAGCCCGGATAGTTCGGAAGCCCTGCGGACCGGGGCCGTGATCGACAATCAGTTGCTCATGATCGCGGCCTACAGACGGGAAGCTGCGGCTACCGATCTGCCCATCGTCTTCGACGGGCACAGTATAATTGACGGCCGAGATGGCCTTATCGAGATCCCGGCTTCCGTTTTCGCTGAACTCGAACTGGATGCAATTTTCTACATGGCGGCTGATCCCCATGTGATTGCCGAACGACGTCGCGCAGATGTCGGTCGCGAACGGCCACATCGTGACGTTGCGACCTTGGAACAGCATCAGCATCTGGCCGAAGCCAAGGCCCGATGCATCGCCCAGGACCTAGGACGCCCCTTCATTTTCATCGCAGATGGCGAAGTCAGCTCCGTGCTAGATTTCGTCAGCTGATCAGAGCATCTAGCCATCCGCTCATGATGCGCTGCAGGCCGCCTGCTGAGCAGTTTGAGCTGGTGCAAGGGACAAACTCGAACCTACGCCGTTACGGCAGCTATGGTAGGGTGCCTCCTCCGAAGCGGACTGACGGCAAAGTCCCAGAGCCGGTCGCAAAACCGCCGCGCGCCCATTAGCGTCAGACCCATTCCGTATGCCAACGCGCCTGATCGCCTCAAAACGTACTAACCGATGATAGGCATGGGAACTGCGAATAACGGGTTTCGGTTGTCGTGGTCAGGAGATGATCATGAGAGTCGATTTTGGTGCATTTGGTGCTGGCACTGCGGGCAACGTTCCGCCGGCATATCTTGAAAGTTATGTTGTAAGCGAGACCGACCGGCTGACGGACGTCATCCTTTGCCCACCGCTTCACCTGACGCCCGTGCCCTGCTGCGCGGTTACCCGTGAGGCTCTGGCTGCGGGCTTTACGACCGATGCCGCTGAGGCTCTCCGTCAGCATAACATGCTGGTAGAGGCGCTAGAGCGGCATCGCGTGCGCTGTCATAGCCTCGCCCCACTGCGCGATCTGCCGGACATGTGCTTCACCCGCGACATCGGTGTCGCGACGCCATGGGGCATGACCGCCCTCAATCCAGCCATGCCGCACCGCCGAGGCGAAGTCGATGCGTTGCTGGAAACCTGTGCTGAGTGGAAGATGCCTGTGCGGCAGATCACGCGTGGCACGATCGAAGGCGGTGACGTCTGCGTTGCGCGAGAGGGTCTCCTCATAGTGGGTATGTCGGGCGAACGCAGCTGCGCGGCGGGGGTGGAAGAGTTCGCGGCGCCGTTCCGGGCTGCGGGTTGGGATGTGCTGCTATGCCCCGTTCATGCCGACCATCTGCACCTCGACACTATTTTCTGCATGGTAGAAAAGGACGAGGCGATCGGCTGCCTAGAGCTGTTGGACCCGACGTTCGTCGAGGCTCTATATGAGCGCGATATCAAAATCATCCCGATGCCCACGGCGCTCTCGTTCTCGCTGGGCTGTAACATCCTTTCGCTGGGCGGGCGCCGAGTCCTCACAAGCGCCACCGACACGGTTGTCACGACCGCGCTGCGCAAGGCGGGCTACGCCGTGGACGAGATCGACATTTCTCAATTCGCTGCGTGCGGGGGAGGCATCCACTGCCTCACTCAGCCGCTACGGCGCATCCCTGCCTGATGCCCGTCCATTTATCAAAAAGGAGTAGCAAATGAGCCAGACAATTGAGGCGCGCTTCGCCACCCGCGCCGAAGCTGAAAACGCGGTCGAACAGCTGGTGCAGACTCATGGCATCGAGCGCAGCGACATTTTTGTCGCCGCTGATGGACCGGAAAATAGTGTCGGAGAGGAGATTAGTGGCGGAGACGCAGCCGCACCGCTGGAAGAGGAACGAGACGATGCTGCTTTGCTTTCGCCCATCCTCGTTTCGATTGACGTGAACGACGAAGCGAAAGTGGAGTTGATCAAAAGCGCGTTGGCAGAGGCACGAGCCGATTAGGGCGCTATCCCGCTCACGATTGGACTGTAGGAGCGCTTGATGAACGATACGGGCGGAGGCGAGCCCTATGCCTATTTCCATGGCACCAAGGCTCTGCTTGGCGAGCTATTTCGGCCAAGGCTCCAGCCCAATGGCCGCGTTGTGCTGGTCATCCACGAAGCGGACGGAATCGGTGGTAATGTCCGGCGCCATTGCCACAAGCTGGCCGATCTTGGTTATACCGCTCTTGCAGCCGACATGCACGGAAATGGCGAGCCGTTAGAAGGCGAGGCGATGCGCCGTGCGCTGGATGAATTTCGCAAGCATCCTGATCTTGTGCGCGGACGAGTGAGGGCCGGTTTTGACGCGCTTCTGTCCGTGACCGGCGTCAATCCTGCCGCTAGCGCTGCGATCGGCTTCTGCTTCGGCGGATTTGCCGCTTTGGAATTGGCGCGTTCCGGCGCCGAGATAGCAGCGGTCGCCAGCTTTCACGGCCTGCTGACAACGGCTCGACCGGCGCAGACTGGCGGGGTGAACGCGCGCATAGCGGTGTTTACCGGCGCGCGAGATCCGCTCGTACCTCACGAAGATGTTGCGGCGTTCCAGAGGGAGATGATGCAGGCACAGGCCCAATGGCAGCTCACGACCTATGGCGACGCCCGGCATAGCTTTACCAACGAGGATGTCGATCGCCTGGGCGACGCGCGCATGGCCTATGACGCTGCCGCACACAGGCTGTCCTGGCGCGCACTGATCGATTTTCTCGACCTCAGCCTTGCCTCGCAGAGTATCATATAGGCTTCAGACGCGTCCCATTCCACAACTGCCTCAGCCATATAATTTGCATGCCCTGATGCCGCCGCTCTGCATCTCGAACGGTCAGGCCGATATGAATGTTATTGGCTGCGGCTTCTATCATCGCGACCCATTGCAACAATCGCGACGGCACGCCTGAAATGCCGGCAGACCCGCTCCTCGCTCATCCGGAAACGCCGGGCTACCTCCGAGACGCTCATTTTCTGGCTGACCACCAGGATGAGAATGCCGCGTGTGAGGGCATCCATTCGCGCCACCGCCTCGTTGATACCCGGATCTGTCTCCG
Encoded proteins:
- a CDS encoding dienelactone hydrolase family protein, with amino-acid sequence MNDTGGGEPYAYFHGTKALLGELFRPRLQPNGRVVLVIHEADGIGGNVRRHCHKLADLGYTALAADMHGNGEPLEGEAMRRALDEFRKHPDLVRGRVRAGFDALLSVTGVNPAASAAIGFCFGGFAALELARSGAEIAAVASFHGLLTTARPAQTGGVNARIAVFTGARDPLVPHEDVAAFQREMMQAQAQWQLTTYGDARHSFTNEDVDRLGDARMAYDAAAHRLSWRALIDFLDLSLASQSII
- a CDS encoding ATP-binding protein, producing the protein MKKRIAILGLSGVGKSTLIGKIRETVPLLHLQASALIKAEQAHRERSPDSSEALRTGAVIDNQLLMIAAYRREAAATDLPIVFDGHSIIDGRDGLIEIPASVFAELELDAIFYMAADPHVIAERRRADVGRERPHRDVATLEQHQHLAEAKARCIAQDLGRPFIFIADGEVSSVLDFVS
- a CDS encoding sigma-70 RNA polymerase sigma factor region 4 domain-containing protein, producing the protein MAHHHDVSRCLARFVTRMRDRVSDDICAARIERYLAKAALEDGQPSREAAETDPGINEAVARMDALTRGILILVVSQKMSVSEVARRFRMSEERVCRHFRRAVAIVAMGRDDRSRSQ
- a CDS encoding GNAT family N-acetyltransferase — its product is MSAPRFLIDTNVFIGLEDHAEVAPHFASLQQLAGRHGVEIFVHEAAIDDIRRDKDETRRRVSLSKIKKFPVIGKMAGIDQTLLEAKYGRIRRPNDLVDATLLHALDIGVADFLVTEDQGLHERAERISSTFGARVLYVADAVSFLRTTYEAVAVVLPAVVEMEANTISQDDPIFVSLRGDYPGFDDWWREKCIKPMRKCWVVMDEGNVAGLLVRKDEKSGDTDATLPGQKILKICTFKVRTESRGVKLGELLLKQVLWHAQSNNHDVVYLTTFPGQQTLMALLEYYGFRHTHDNSNGEKVYEKAIGRDRLLRPDGISLFDLARENYPRFATGDGVAAYAIPIQEEFHEILFPELMNRKQFSLFGDTGFQRPGNTIRKVYLCRAPAQLSQPGALLFFYKGKSESQPSQAITTVGVFEEMKLAHSTEELRRLAGGRSVYSDTQLRNLAATQNRPVKVINFLLAAHLEPPMQLAALKSSSVFAGHPPQSIKNLLPAQQMSVLGQGAFGFAI
- a CDS encoding dimethylarginine dimethylaminohydrolase family protein, yielding MRVDFGAFGAGTAGNVPPAYLESYVVSETDRLTDVILCPPLHLTPVPCCAVTREALAAGFTTDAAEALRQHNMLVEALERHRVRCHSLAPLRDLPDMCFTRDIGVATPWGMTALNPAMPHRRGEVDALLETCAEWKMPVRQITRGTIEGGDVCVAREGLLIVGMSGERSCAAGVEEFAAPFRAAGWDVLLCPVHADHLHLDTIFCMVEKDEAIGCLELLDPTFVEALYERDIKIIPMPTALSFSLGCNILSLGGRRVLTSATDTVVTTALRKAGYAVDEIDISQFAACGGGIHCLTQPLRRIPA